From Candidatus Omnitrophota bacterium, one genomic window encodes:
- a CDS encoding acyl carrier protein: protein MRDDYKKQLKEFIAKKFLNGRAALSDGESLFAANIIDSFGMLELIAYIEKDFCVRLKPSDIDIDNFDTVDKIVSLIEEKKNGRKGQGEEKNPRF, encoded by the coding sequence ATGCGGGATGATTACAAAAAACAGCTCAAGGAGTTTATCGCGAAGAAGTTCTTGAACGGCAGGGCCGCGTTAAGCGATGGTGAATCCCTTTTTGCGGCAAATATAATCGATTCTTTCGGGATGCTGGAACTTATAGCGTATATCGAGAAGGATTTTTGCGTCCGCCTAAAGCCGAGCGATATCGATATCGATAATTTTGATACTGTCGATAAGATCGTCTCCCTGATTGAGGAGAAAAAAAATGGAAGGAAGGGGCAGGGTGAGGAAAAAAATCCCCGGTTTTGA
- a CDS encoding AMP-binding protein, producing the protein MEGRGRVRKKIPGFDFSRKSGIVNALQYRGRIQTDLFLRARRIRDEVFSGEVEVRSVIEYSNVCRQECKFCGMNRFSSVKRYCMGTDEFLARFDRLYARGRRIIMIQSGELGPGRLFERLYAALKQVRGRYRDCAIICSLGNLDIDRYKRLRDIGVQRYLLKFETSDPALYKKIKPSDSLRNRLAHIAVLKRLGFQVSSGNITGLPGQTFESLADDIVLLKKMDIPMCSTSVFIPNNLSQFAGSGTGDVNTALNFIAILRILCPRAVIPATSALELAAKGAQLSGLMAGCNSVTLHDGTPRNQEQKYIIYKEKRYRPKDALFAVVAKAGLRASSRSVLREKLCDSVYNALIVNHCKDGKTAVYADGKRYSYDDLDELSSRFCSFLTDKGVLPGQVVMLALYDSIDFIAAVLSCIRLGITVAPFDPRSGADEWKRALATAKPDRVLCTSGAYKVFHDPRFLKISEDDSSDHFISLIKQQRVSRVNSAVDRYNPGLILFSSGTTGRSKGVVHAYKDMLVDAFSREILRVRPADILFSFSSMYSSFGLSNSLFFPFQAGGSVIVSRTVPNAFSFIEILRRSPTILFAVPGIYGLLLEHAQEIKGMFCSVRVCVSSGEKLPADMLRRWKRLFGIPLVECYGSTEMFHSFISNIPAKAKPGSCGRVVEGFGVRFTRQGQLAYTGPTLASGYYNDLPLTRERFVDGWCFSDDTGRIKNGFVYLTGRMNLVFKRSGKWVSIPDVENRLKECRIIKDIIARRVRGGLDYYVCVNGGVDEGTAQITIREFCKQRLRLHEFPRRIHIVGRIPRTRSGKVRRI; encoded by the coding sequence ATGGAAGGAAGGGGCAGGGTGAGGAAAAAAATCCCCGGTTTTGATTTTAGCCGGAAATCCGGCATTGTAAATGCGTTGCAGTATCGCGGCCGCATCCAAACGGACCTGTTCCTGCGCGCGCGCAGGATCCGGGATGAGGTGTTCTCCGGCGAGGTTGAGGTCCGCAGTGTTATTGAATATTCCAACGTGTGCAGGCAGGAATGTAAATTCTGCGGCATGAACAGGTTTTCATCGGTTAAAAGGTATTGCATGGGGACAGATGAATTCCTGGCCCGCTTCGACAGGCTCTACGCGCGCGGCCGGAGGATAATAATGATTCAGTCCGGGGAATTGGGGCCGGGGCGGTTGTTCGAACGGTTATATGCCGCGCTAAAGCAGGTAAGGGGCAGGTACCGGGATTGCGCGATCATATGCAGTCTCGGTAATTTGGATATCGACAGATATAAGAGGTTGCGGGATATCGGCGTTCAAAGATACCTGCTGAAGTTTGAAACGTCTGATCCGGCTTTGTATAAGAAAATAAAACCTTCCGATTCTTTGCGCAATAGGCTGGCGCATATCGCCGTTCTTAAGCGGCTCGGCTTCCAGGTAAGTTCGGGCAATATTACCGGTTTGCCCGGCCAAACCTTTGAGAGCCTTGCCGATGATATCGTGCTTTTGAAGAAAATGGATATCCCTATGTGCAGCACATCGGTATTTATTCCTAATAACCTGTCTCAATTCGCCGGCTCCGGGACCGGGGATGTGAATACCGCGTTGAATTTCATCGCGATTTTAAGGATATTGTGCCCGCGGGCGGTGATCCCCGCGACCAGCGCCCTGGAACTGGCGGCAAAAGGCGCCCAGTTGTCCGGGCTTATGGCAGGATGCAATTCTGTCACGCTGCATGACGGCACTCCGCGTAATCAGGAGCAAAAGTACATCATTTACAAAGAAAAAAGGTACAGGCCCAAAGATGCCCTTTTTGCCGTTGTCGCCAAAGCCGGGTTGCGCGCTTCTTCACGGTCGGTCCTCAGGGAGAAACTATGCGATTCCGTATATAATGCGCTTATCGTCAATCATTGCAAGGATGGAAAAACCGCTGTTTATGCGGATGGCAAACGATATTCCTATGATGATCTTGATGAACTCTCGTCCAGATTCTGCTCCTTTTTGACCGATAAAGGAGTTTTGCCGGGGCAGGTGGTTATGTTGGCCCTGTATGATTCGATCGATTTTATCGCCGCTGTTTTATCGTGTATCCGGCTGGGGATAACCGTGGCGCCGTTCGATCCCCGATCCGGCGCGGATGAATGGAAGAGGGCCCTGGCAACAGCCAAACCTGACCGGGTATTGTGTACCAGCGGGGCATACAAGGTGTTCCATGACCCGCGGTTTCTAAAGATATCCGAAGACGATTCATCAGATCATTTTATTTCTTTAATAAAGCAACAGAGGGTAAGCCGTGTTAATTCAGCGGTGGACAGGTATAATCCCGGGTTGATATTGTTTTCGTCCGGGACGACCGGCCGGAGCAAGGGGGTTGTCCACGCGTATAAGGATATGCTGGTTGACGCTTTTTCCCGGGAAATCCTGAGGGTGCGGCCAGCCGATATTTTATTTTCATTCTCAAGTATGTATTCCAGTTTCGGCTTGAGCAACAGCCTGTTTTTTCCGTTTCAGGCTGGGGGAAGCGTCATAGTGTCCCGGACCGTGCCAAATGCTTTTTCGTTCATCGAGATATTGAGGCGTTCTCCGACAATACTGTTCGCTGTCCCCGGGATATATGGCCTTCTTTTAGAGCATGCGCAGGAGATCAAGGGGATGTTTTGCTCAGTCAGGGTTTGCGTTTCGTCGGGGGAGAAGTTGCCGGCGGATATGTTAAGGCGGTGGAAGCGGTTGTTCGGTATACCTTTGGTTGAATGTTACGGGTCCACGGAAATGTTCCACTCGTTCATTTCGAATATCCCGGCCAAAGCAAAGCCCGGGAGCTGCGGAAGAGTTGTTGAAGGGTTTGGCGTGCGATTTACCCGGCAGGGGCAGCTTGCGTATACGGGACCGACATTAGCCTCGGGGTATTATAACGACCTGCCCTTGACCCGCGAGCGGTTCGTGGACGGTTGGTGCTTTTCAGATGATACCGGGCGCATAAAGAACGGGTTTGTGTATCTGACCGGCCGGATGAACCTGGTATTCAAACGATCGGGTAAATGGGTTTCGATCCCGGATGTGGAAAACAGGCTAAAAGAATGCCGCATTATAAAAGATATCATAGCGCGGCGCGTTCGTGGCGGCCTGGATTATTACGTCTGCGTTAACGGCGGGGTTGATGAGGGAACCGCGCAAATAACGATCCGGGAATTCTGCAAG
- a CDS encoding tetratricopeptide repeat protein: MTKSNCLLWCAVISLGMMPLGNSLALGENSKVYAEKELRILCLGDSTTVQGGGQSYPAQLERILNKNGKRVRFRVINAGKAEATTFDIADAFSDQIERYAPDMAVVMMGINDGFLRFDYSKFTRMGWSYKEKGQRAAAIESFQKAIALNPVGYREHTEFGIFYLKSGEYAQAQRLLRKAVDINRYADEAYIVLGWCYLGQNRPAEAEMSFKKAMELNPRNPDISGGLAILCEQNGDHDSARVYYEKANLLRLSHNLPGSKRNFKRVRSIAARHRVPLMCVQYPMRSAALLRRMVGRLKKDVIVVDNEEVFKKAVREHGYREYFEDMFAGESGHCTAEGNRLLADTVAASILKYYAL, translated from the coding sequence ATGACAAAGTCAAATTGTTTGCTTTGGTGCGCTGTTATATCCCTGGGGATGATGCCTTTGGGTAATTCGTTGGCCCTGGGAGAAAACAGCAAGGTCTATGCGGAAAAAGAACTGCGCATCCTGTGCCTGGGGGACTCGACAACCGTTCAAGGCGGCGGCCAGTCTTATCCGGCGCAGTTAGAGCGGATATTGAATAAGAACGGCAAACGCGTGCGTTTCCGTGTCATAAACGCCGGCAAGGCGGAGGCGACAACCTTTGATATCGCGGATGCTTTTTCGGATCAAATAGAACGTTACGCCCCGGATATGGCTGTTGTTATGATGGGCATAAACGACGGCTTCCTCCGGTTTGACTACAGCAAGTTTACACGAATGGGCTGGTCTTATAAAGAAAAAGGCCAGCGCGCCGCGGCTATCGAATCCTTTCAAAAAGCGATCGCGCTTAACCCCGTAGGTTATCGCGAGCATACCGAGTTCGGGATATTTTATCTGAAATCAGGGGAATACGCGCAAGCGCAGAGATTGCTTAGGAAAGCTGTCGATATCAACAGATATGCGGATGAGGCCTATATTGTATTGGGGTGGTGTTATTTGGGGCAGAACAGGCCCGCAGAGGCGGAAATGTCATTTAAGAAGGCGATGGAATTGAATCCGCGAAATCCCGATATATCGGGCGGTCTGGCGATACTGTGCGAACAAAACGGCGATCATGATTCGGCGCGGGTGTATTATGAGAAGGCAAACCTGTTGCGCCTGAGCCATAATCTCCCGGGGAGCAAGCGTAATTTCAAGAGAGTGAGGTCTATAGCCGCCAGACACCGGGTCCCTTTAATGTGCGTGCAATATCCGATGAGAAGCGCAGCACTGTTAAGAAGAATGGTAGGCCGGCTTAAAAAAGATGTCATAGTTGTCGATAATGAAGAAGTATTTAAAAAGGCGGTGCGGGAGCACGGTTACCGGGAATATTTTGAGGACATGTTTGCCGGCGAGTCCGGGCATTGCACCGCCGAAGGCAACCGTTTATTAGCGGATACGGTAGCGGCTTCTATCCTGAAATATTATGCCCTCTGA